The following are from one region of the Colius striatus isolate bColStr4 chromosome Z, bColStr4.1.hap1, whole genome shotgun sequence genome:
- the CKMT2 gene encoding creatine kinase S-type, mitochondrial, producing the protein MASTFCRLLAGRTTAALFAAAGTGVLTTGYLLNQQNVKAAVHEKRKLFPPSADYPDLRKHNNCMAECLTPAIYSRLRDKMTPNGYTLDQCIQTGVDNPGHPFIKTVGMVAGDEESYEVFAEIFDPVIKARHNGYDPRTMKHHTDLDASKITHGQFDERYVLSSRVRTGRSIRGLSLPPACSRAERREVENVVVNALAGLKGDLSGKYYSLTNMTEKDQQQLIDDHFLFDKPVSPLLTCAGMARDWPDARGIWHNNDKTFLIWINEEDHTRVISMEKGGNMKRVFERFCRGLKEVERLIKERGWEFMWNERLGYVLTCPSNLGTGLRAGVHVKLPKLSKDPRFPKILENLRLQKRGTGGVDTAAVADIYDISNLDRMGRSEVELVQIVIDGVNYLVECEKKLERGQDIKVPPPLPQFVRK; encoded by the exons ATGGCTAGCACCTTCTGCCGTCTCCTGGCTGGCCGTACAACCGCTGCACTCTTTGCAGCCGCAGGCACGGGGGTGCTAACCACTGGGTACCTCCTCAACCAGCAAAATGTGAAGGCTGCTGTTCATGAAAAACGAAAGCTCTTCCCTCCGAG TGCAGACTATCCTGATCTCCGCAAGCATAACAACTGCATGGCTGAGTGCCTCACACCAGCCATTTACTCTCGGCTAAGGGACAAGATGACTCCCAATGGCTACACCCTGGACCAGTGCATTCAAACTGGGGTTGACAATCCTGGCCACCCTTTCATTAAAACTGTGGGCATGGTTGCAGGTGATGAAGAATCCTATGAG GTGTTTGCTGAGATTTTTGACCCTGTCATTAAAGCAAGACATAATGGCTATGATCCACGAACAATGAAACATCACACGGACCTGGATGCATCCAAG ATCACCCATGGTCAATTTGATGAGCGCTATGTCCTCTCATCACGAGTGCGGACTGGCCGCAGTATTCGAGGCCTCAgcctccctcctgcctgcagcagagcagagcgaAGAGAAGTGGAGAATGTTGTGGTGAACGCGCTTGCTGGGCTGAAAGGAGACCTCTCTGGAAAGTACTACAGCTTGACCAATATGACTGAGAAGGATCAGCAGCAGCTTATTGAT GatcattttctctttgataAGCCAGTGTCTCCTTTGCTAACATGCGCTGGGATGGCACGTGACTGGCCAGATGCCAGAGGAATCTG GCATAACAATGACAAGACGTTTCTCATCTGGATTAATGAAGAAGACCACACCAGGGTGATCTCCATGGAGAAAGGTGGTAACATGAAAAGGGTGTTTGAAAGATTTTGCCGTGGTTTGAAAGAG GTTGAAAGATTAATTAAAGAACGGGGCTGGGAGTTCATGTGGAATGAGCGTCTTGGATATGTTCTCACTTGTCCTTCCAACCTGGGAACGGGTTTGCGTGCTGGAGTCCATGTTAAGCTGCCCAAGCTTAGCAAG GACCCTAGGTTTCCAAAAATCCTGGAGAACCTGCGTCTGCAAAAGCGTGGCACTGGTGGAGTGGACACGGCAGCTGTAGCAGATATTTATGATATCTCCAACCTGGACCGCATGGGTCGCTCAGAG GTGGAGCTAGTCCAGATTGTCATTGACGGGGTCAATTATCTAGTTGAGTGTgagaagaaactggaaagagGTCAAGACATCAAAGTGCCACCACCGCTGCCTCAGTTTGTCAGGAAGTGA